In a genomic window of Streptomyces sp. NBC_01231:
- the tuf gene encoding elongation factor Tu, whose protein sequence is MAKAKFERTKPHVNIGTIGHIDHGKTTLTAAITKVLHDAFPDLNEASAFDQIDKAPEERQRGITISIAHVEYQTETRHYAHVDCPGHADYIKNMITGAAQMDGAILVVAATDGPMPQTKEHVLLARQVGVPYIVVALNKADMVDDEEILELVELEVRELLSEYEFPGDDLPVVKVSALKALEGDKEWGNSVLELMKAVDESIPEPERDVDKPFLMPIEDVFTITGRGTVVTGRIERGVLKVNETVDIIGIKTEKTTTTVTGIEMFRKLLDEGQAGENVGLLLRGIKREDVERGQVIIKPGSVTPHTEFEAQAYILSKDEGGRHTPFFNNYRPQFYFRTTDVTGVVTLPEGTEMVMPGDNTEMKVELIQPVAMEEGLKFAIREGGRTVGAGQVTKINK, encoded by the coding sequence GTGGCGAAGGCGAAGTTCGAGCGGACTAAGCCGCACGTCAACATCGGCACCATCGGTCACATCGACCACGGTAAGACGACCCTCACGGCCGCCATTACCAAGGTGCTGCACGACGCGTTCCCGGACCTGAACGAGGCATCGGCGTTCGACCAGATCGACAAGGCTCCCGAAGAGCGCCAGCGCGGTATCACCATCTCCATCGCGCACGTCGAGTACCAGACGGAGACCCGTCACTACGCCCACGTCGACTGCCCCGGTCACGCGGACTACATCAAGAACATGATCACGGGTGCGGCGCAGATGGACGGCGCCATCCTCGTTGTCGCCGCCACCGACGGCCCGATGCCGCAGACCAAGGAGCACGTGCTCCTGGCCCGCCAGGTCGGCGTTCCGTACATCGTCGTCGCGCTGAACAAGGCCGACATGGTGGACGACGAGGAGATCCTGGAGCTCGTCGAGCTCGAGGTCCGTGAGCTCCTCTCCGAGTACGAGTTCCCGGGCGACGACCTGCCGGTCGTCAAGGTCTCGGCGCTCAAGGCGCTCGAGGGCGACAAGGAGTGGGGCAACTCCGTCCTCGAGCTGATGAAGGCCGTCGACGAGTCGATCCCGGAGCCCGAGCGCGACGTCGACAAGCCGTTCCTCATGCCGATCGAGGACGTCTTCACGATCACCGGTCGCGGTACGGTCGTCACCGGCCGTATCGAGCGTGGTGTCCTGAAGGTCAACGAGACCGTCGACATCATCGGCATCAAGACCGAGAAGACCACCACCACGGTCACCGGTATCGAGATGTTCCGCAAGCTGCTCGACGAGGGCCAGGCCGGTGAGAACGTCGGTCTGCTCCTCCGTGGCATCAAGCGCGAGGACGTCGAGCGCGGCCAGGTCATCATCAAGCCGGGCTCGGTCACCCCGCACACCGAGTTCGAGGCGCAGGCCTACATCCTGTCCAAGGACGAGGGTGGCCGTCACACGCCGTTCTTCAACAACTACCGTCCGCAGTTCTACTTCCGTACGACGGACGTGACCGGCGTCGTGACCCTCCCCGAGGGCACCGAGATGGTCATGCCGGGTGACAACACCGAGATGAAGGTGGAGCTCATCCAGCCCGTCGCCATGGAAGAGGGCCTGAAGTTCGCCATCCGTGAGGGTGGCCGGACGGTCGGCGCCGGCCAGGTCACCAAGATCAACAAGTAG
- a CDS encoding acyltransferase has product MPMRGAESRTSIPRRVVGDLQQPLPPLSLPGAQPGPQPVPPGRRPSESARAGRHAAARERVGRRLYAIDGIRLLAALMVAVHHYAGTNRVNQPDNAIWDRPVSDIMPTVFRLASYGWIGVEIFFVISGFVICMSCWGRTPRQFFVSRVIRLYPAYWFAVLFTTGVLVAVPGVWERLRMREVLLNLTMLQSGSGVANVDGVYWTLWSELRFYLLFLAVVATGLTYRKVVVFCCVWGAAAMLAPVSGLPLLELVANPEGAWYFIAGLALYLMHRFGQDLLLWGILGMAWLMGQLELGQRIDEVEHVSGWRGSVLIFTVFLLVMVAVALGATDRIRWKWLVTAGALTYPLYLIHYAAGTTMINRLRDTMDARLLVAVVLAGFLALSWLVHRFVERPVAGVVKRGLDTSFARMRNAGQAG; this is encoded by the coding sequence GTGCCGATGCGCGGCGCGGAGAGCAGGACGTCGATACCGCGACGAGTGGTCGGAGATCTGCAACAGCCGCTTCCCCCGCTGTCCTTGCCCGGCGCGCAGCCCGGCCCGCAGCCCGTGCCGCCGGGCCGACGGCCGTCGGAGTCCGCCCGGGCGGGCCGGCATGCCGCCGCACGGGAGCGCGTGGGCCGCCGGCTGTACGCCATCGACGGCATCCGTCTGCTCGCCGCCCTGATGGTCGCCGTGCACCACTACGCCGGCACCAACCGCGTCAACCAGCCGGACAACGCGATCTGGGACCGGCCGGTGTCCGACATCATGCCCACGGTGTTCCGCCTCGCCTCCTACGGCTGGATCGGCGTCGAGATCTTCTTCGTGATCAGCGGCTTCGTGATCTGCATGTCGTGCTGGGGGCGTACGCCGAGGCAGTTCTTCGTGTCGCGGGTGATTCGGCTGTACCCGGCGTACTGGTTCGCGGTGCTGTTCACCACCGGCGTCCTGGTCGCGGTCCCGGGGGTGTGGGAGCGGCTGCGGATGCGCGAGGTCCTGCTCAACCTCACGATGCTGCAGTCCGGTTCGGGCGTGGCCAACGTCGACGGGGTGTACTGGACGCTCTGGTCCGAGCTGCGTTTCTACCTGCTGTTCCTGGCGGTCGTCGCCACCGGGCTGACGTACCGCAAGGTCGTGGTCTTCTGCTGCGTCTGGGGCGCGGCCGCGATGCTCGCCCCGGTGTCGGGGCTGCCGCTGCTCGAGCTGGTCGCCAACCCCGAGGGCGCCTGGTACTTCATCGCGGGGCTGGCGTTGTACCTCATGCACCGTTTCGGCCAGGACCTGTTGCTGTGGGGCATCCTCGGGATGGCCTGGCTGATGGGCCAGTTGGAGCTGGGGCAGCGGATCGACGAGGTCGAGCATGTCTCCGGCTGGCGGGGGAGCGTGCTGATCTTCACGGTCTTCCTGCTGGTGATGGTGGCCGTCGCCCTGGGCGCGACCGACCGCATCCGCTGGAAGTGGCTGGTGACGGCGGGCGCGTTGACGTACCCGCTCTATCTGATCCACTACGCGGCCGGTACGACGATGATCAACCGACTCCGGGACACCATGGACGCGCGGCTGCTGGTCGCGGTGGTGCTGGCCGGCTTCCTGGCGCTCAGCTGGCTGGTTCACCGGTTCGTGGAACGGCCGGTGGCGGGGGTGGTGAAGCGGGGGTTGGACACGTCGTTCGCTCGCATGCGGAACGCGGGGCAGGCCGGTTGA
- the rpsJ gene encoding 30S ribosomal protein S10, whose product MAGQKIRIRLKAYDHEVIDSSAKKIVETVTRTGASVAGPVPLPTEKNVYCVIKSPHKYKDSREHFEMRTHKRLIDILDPTPKTVDSLMRLDLPAGVDIEIKL is encoded by the coding sequence ATGGCGGGACAGAAGATCCGCATCCGGCTCAAGGCCTACGACCACGAGGTCATCGACAGCTCGGCGAAGAAGATCGTCGAGACGGTGACGCGTACTGGTGCGTCGGTCGCGGGCCCGGTGCCGCTGCCCACTGAGAAGAACGTGTACTGCGTCATCAAGTCGCCGCACAAGTACAAGGACTCGCGCGAGCACTTCGAGATGCGCACGCACAAGCGCCTGATCGACATCCTCGACCCGACCCCCAAGACCGTTGACTCTCTGATGCGACTCGACCTCCCGGCCGGTGTCGACATCGAGATCAAGCTCTGA
- the rplC gene encoding 50S ribosomal protein L3 has protein sequence MAKQIKGILGEKLGMTQVWDANNRVVPVTVVKAGPNVVTQVRTTDSGGYESVQIAFGEIDPRKVNKPLKGHFAKADVTPRRHLVEIRTADASEYTLGQEITAEVFEAGVKVDVTGKSKGKGFAGVMKRHNFKGLGAGHGTQRKHRSPGSIGGCATPGRVFKGLRMAGRMGNERVTTQNLTVHAVDAEKGLLLIKGAVPGPNGGLVLVRTAAKGA, from the coding sequence ATGGCTAAGCAGATCAAGGGCATCCTGGGCGAGAAGCTCGGCATGACGCAGGTGTGGGACGCGAACAACCGCGTCGTCCCGGTCACCGTCGTCAAGGCCGGCCCGAACGTCGTGACCCAGGTCCGTACGACTGACAGCGGCGGCTACGAGTCGGTCCAGATCGCCTTCGGCGAGATCGACCCGCGCAAGGTGAACAAGCCCCTCAAGGGTCACTTCGCCAAGGCCGACGTCACCCCCCGTCGCCACCTCGTCGAGATCCGCACCGCGGACGCCTCCGAGTACACGCTGGGCCAGGAGATCACCGCTGAGGTGTTCGAGGCCGGCGTGAAGGTCGACGTGACCGGCAAGAGCAAGGGCAAGGGCTTCGCCGGTGTCATGAAGCGTCACAACTTCAAGGGCCTCGGCGCCGGACACGGCACCCAGCGCAAGCACCGCTCGCCCGGTTCCATCGGTGGCTGCGCCACCCCGGGCCGCGTGTTCAAGGGCCTCCGCATGGCGGGTCGCATGGGCAACGAGCGGGTCACCACCCAGAACCTGACCGTCCACGCCGTTGACGCGGAGAAGGGTCTGCTGCTCATCAAGGGCGCGGTTCCCGGTCCGAACGGCGGCCTCGTCCTGGTCCGCACCGCGGCCAAGGGGGCCTGA
- the rplD gene encoding 50S ribosomal protein L4 yields MSTVDILSPAGEKTGSVELPAEIFGVEKISIPLIHQVVVAQNAAARQGTHKTKRRGEVRGGGKKPYRQKGTGRARQGSTRAPQFAGGGVVHGPQPRDYSQRTPKKMKAAALRHALTDRARHDRIHVVTGVIEGENPSTKAAKTLFGKISERKNVLLVIDRADEAAWLSARNLPQVHILEPGQLNTYDVIVSDDVVFTQAAFESFVSGPQATDTEGSEA; encoded by the coding sequence ATGAGCACTGTTGACATCCTTTCGCCTGCCGGCGAGAAGACCGGAAGCGTCGAGCTCCCCGCGGAGATCTTCGGCGTGGAGAAGATCAGCATCCCGCTGATCCACCAGGTCGTCGTCGCGCAGAACGCCGCTGCCCGCCAGGGCACGCACAAGACCAAGCGTCGCGGTGAAGTCCGTGGTGGCGGTAAGAAGCCTTACCGCCAGAAGGGCACCGGCCGCGCGCGCCAGGGTTCGACCCGCGCGCCGCAGTTCGCCGGCGGTGGCGTCGTCCACGGCCCGCAGCCGCGTGACTACTCGCAGCGGACCCCGAAGAAGATGAAGGCCGCGGCCCTGCGCCACGCCCTCACCGACCGGGCCCGCCATGACCGCATCCACGTCGTCACCGGCGTGATCGAGGGCGAGAACCCCTCCACGAAGGCCGCCAAGACGCTGTTCGGCAAGATCTCGGAGCGCAAGAACGTGCTCCTGGTCATCGACCGCGCCGACGAGGCCGCGTGGCTCTCCGCCCGCAACCTGCCCCAGGTCCACATCCTGGAGCCGGGCCAGCTGAACACGTACGACGTGATCGTCTCCGACGACGTGGTCTTCACCCAGGCCGCTTTCGAGTCCTTCGTGTCCGGCCCGCAGGCCACCGACACCGAAGGGAGCGAGGCCTGA
- the rplW gene encoding 50S ribosomal protein L23, with product MATRHPSIASKAAKAKKVARVAKARRHEAEGKNTVVTPASKAFTDHRDVLLKPVVSEKSYALLDEGKYTFIVAPGANKTQIKQAVQAVFSVKVTGVNTINRQGKRKRTKTGFGQRAGTKRAIVTLAEGDRIDIFGGPTA from the coding sequence ATGGCTACGCGTCACCCGAGCATCGCCTCGAAGGCCGCCAAGGCCAAGAAGGTCGCGCGCGTCGCCAAGGCGCGTCGCCACGAGGCCGAGGGCAAGAACACCGTCGTCACCCCGGCGAGCAAGGCCTTCACGGACCACCGTGACGTCCTGCTGAAGCCGGTCGTGTCGGAGAAGAGCTACGCGCTGCTCGACGAGGGCAAGTACACCTTCATCGTCGCGCCCGGCGCCAACAAGACCCAGATCAAGCAGGCCGTCCAGGCGGTCTTCTCGGTCAAGGTCACCGGGGTCAACACGATCAACCGCCAGGGCAAGCGCAAGCGCACCAAGACCGGGTTCGGTCAGCGCGCGGGCACGAAGCGCGCGATCGTGACCCTCGCCGAGGGCGACCGTATCGACATCTTCGGCGGTCCGACCGCGTAA
- the rplB gene encoding 50S ribosomal protein L2, which yields MGIRKYKPTTPGRRGSSVADFVEVTRSTPEKSLVRPLHSKGGRNNAGRVTVRHQGGGHKRAYRVIDFRRHDKDGVPAKVAHIEYDPNRTARIALLHYADGEKRYILAPRNLQQGDRVENGPGADIKPGNNLALRNIPVGTTIHAIELRPGGGAKFARSAGASVQLLAKEGQMAHLRMPSGEIRLVDVRCRATVGEVGNAEQSNINWGKAGRKRWLGVRPTVRGVAMNPVDHPHGGGEGKTSGGRHPVSPWGQKEGRTRSPKKASNKYIVRRRKTNKKR from the coding sequence ATGGGAATCCGCAAGTACAAGCCGACTACGCCGGGCCGTCGTGGCTCCAGCGTCGCCGACTTCGTCGAGGTCACGCGGTCCACGCCGGAGAAGTCGCTGGTCCGCCCGCTGCACAGCAAGGGCGGCCGTAACAACGCCGGTCGTGTGACCGTTCGCCACCAGGGTGGCGGACACAAGCGCGCCTACCGAGTGATCGACTTCCGTCGTCACGACAAGGACGGCGTGCCGGCGAAGGTCGCGCACATCGAGTACGACCCCAACCGCACCGCGCGCATCGCGCTGCTGCACTACGCCGACGGCGAGAAGCGCTACATCCTCGCCCCGCGCAACCTGCAGCAGGGTGACCGCGTCGAGAACGGTCCCGGGGCCGACATCAAGCCGGGCAACAACCTGGCCCTCCGCAACATCCCGGTCGGTACCACGATCCACGCGATCGAGCTCCGTCCCGGTGGCGGTGCCAAGTTCGCCCGCTCCGCCGGTGCCTCCGTGCAGCTGCTCGCGAAGGAGGGCCAGATGGCCCACCTCCGCATGCCTTCCGGTGAGATCCGCCTGGTCGACGTGCGCTGCCGCGCCACCGTCGGCGAGGTCGGCAACGCCGAGCAGAGCAACATCAACTGGGGCAAGGCCGGCCGTAAGCGCTGGCTGGGCGTTCGCCCGACCGTTCGCGGTGTGGCGATGAACCCGGTCGACCACCCGCACGGTGGTGGTGAGGGCAAGACCTCCGGTGGTCGCCACCCGGTCTCCCCGTGGGGTCAGAAGGAGGGTCGTACTCGTTCGCCGAAGAAGGCTTCGAACAAGTACATCGTCCGCCGCCGCAAGACGAACAAGAAGCGCTAG
- the rpsS gene encoding 30S ribosomal protein S19, whose amino-acid sequence MPRSLKKGPFVDDHLLKKVDVQNEAGSKNVIKTWSRRSMIVPAMLGHTIAVHNGKTHIPVFVTESMVGHKLGEFSPTRTFRGHVKDDRKSKRR is encoded by the coding sequence ATGCCGCGCAGTCTCAAGAAGGGGCCCTTCGTCGACGACCACCTGCTCAAGAAGGTGGACGTCCAGAACGAAGCGGGTTCCAAGAACGTCATCAAGACCTGGTCCCGTCGCTCGATGATCGTCCCGGCCATGCTCGGCCACACGATCGCGGTGCACAACGGCAAGACCCACATTCCGGTGTTTGTCACCGAGTCGATGGTCGGCCACAAGCTCGGCGAGTTCTCGCCGACGCGCACCTTCCGGGGTCACGTCAAGGACGACCGGAAGTCGAAGCGCCGCTAG
- the rplV gene encoding 50S ribosomal protein L22 has translation MEARAQARYIRVTPMKARRVVDLIRGMDATEAQAVLRFAPQAASVPVGKVLDSAIANAAHNYDHTDADSLVISEAYVDEGPTLKRFRPRAQGRAYRIRKRTSHITVVVSSKEGTR, from the coding sequence ATGGAAGCCAGGGCCCAGGCGCGGTACATCCGCGTCACGCCCATGAAGGCCCGCCGCGTGGTGGACCTTATCCGTGGCATGGACGCCACGGAGGCTCAGGCGGTCCTGCGTTTCGCCCCGCAGGCCGCGAGCGTGCCGGTCGGCAAGGTGCTTGACAGCGCCATTGCCAACGCCGCACACAACTACGACCACACCGACGCCGACAGCCTCGTCATCTCCGAGGCGTACGTCGACGAGGGTCCGACCCTGAAGCGGTTCCGTCCGCGTGCCCAGGGCCGCGCCTACCGGATCCGCAAGCGGACCAGCCACATCACCGTGGTCGTCAGCAGCAAGGAAGGAACCCGGTAA
- the rpsC gene encoding 30S ribosomal protein S3, translated as MGQKVNPHGFRLGVTTDFKSRWYADKLYKDYVKEDVAIRRMMTSGMERAGISKVEIERTRDRVRVDIHTARPGIVIGRRGAEADRIRGDLEKLTGKQVQLNILEVKSPETDAQLVAQAVAEQLSSRVSFRRAMRKSMQGTMKAGAKGIKIQCGGRLGGAEMSRSEFYREGRVPLHTLRANVDYGFFEAKTTFGRIGVKVWIYKGDVKNIAEVRAENAAARAGNRPARGGGGADRPARGGRGGERGGRGRKPQQAPAAEAPKTEASAAPTAAAPAESTGTEA; from the coding sequence ATGGGCCAGAAGGTTAACCCGCATGGGTTCCGGCTCGGTGTCACGACCGACTTCAAGTCGCGTTGGTACGCCGACAAGCTGTACAAGGACTACGTCAAGGAAGACGTCGCCATCCGTCGGATGATGACGTCCGGCATGGAGCGCGCCGGCATCTCGAAGGTGGAGATCGAGCGCACCCGTGACCGCGTCCGTGTGGACATCCACACGGCCCGTCCGGGCATCGTCATCGGCCGCCGTGGCGCCGAGGCCGACCGCATCCGCGGTGACCTCGAGAAGCTCACGGGCAAGCAGGTCCAGCTGAACATCCTCGAGGTCAAGAGCCCCGAGACGGACGCTCAGCTGGTTGCTCAGGCCGTCGCCGAGCAGCTCTCCTCCCGCGTCTCCTTCCGTCGCGCCATGCGTAAGAGCATGCAGGGCACGATGAAGGCCGGCGCCAAGGGCATCAAGATCCAGTGCGGTGGCCGCCTCGGTGGCGCCGAGATGTCCCGCTCGGAGTTCTACCGCGAGGGCCGCGTGCCCCTGCACACGCTCCGCGCGAACGTGGACTACGGCTTCTTCGAGGCCAAGACGACCTTCGGCCGCATCGGCGTGAAGGTCTGGATCTACAAGGGCGACGTGAAGAACATCGCCGAGGTCCGCGCCGAGAACGCCGCTGCCCGTGCGGGTAACCGCCCGGCTCGTGGTGGCGGCGGCGCCGACCGCCCGGCCCGTGGTGGCCGTGGTGGCGAGCGCGGCGGTCGCGGTCGTAAGCCGCAGCAGGCTCCCGCTGCCGAGGCCCCCAAGACGGAGGCTTCTGCGGCTCCCACTGCCGCTGCACCGGCTGAGAGCACCGGAACGGAGGCCTGA
- the rplP gene encoding 50S ribosomal protein L16, whose protein sequence is MLIPRRVKHRKQHHPKRRGQAKGGTTVAFGEYGIQALTPAYVTNRQIEAARIAMTRHIKRGGKVWINIYPDRPLTKKPAETRMGSGKGSPEWWIANVHPGRVMFELSYPNEKIAREALTRAAHKLPMKCRIVKREAGEA, encoded by the coding sequence ATGCTGATCCCCCGTAGGGTCAAGCACCGCAAGCAGCACCACCCGAAGCGCCGTGGTCAGGCCAAGGGTGGTACGACGGTCGCGTTCGGCGAGTACGGCATTCAGGCCCTCACGCCGGCGTACGTGACCAACCGCCAGATCGAGGCGGCTCGTATCGCGATGACCCGCCACATCAAGCGTGGCGGCAAGGTCTGGATCAACATCTACCCGGACCGCCCCCTGACCAAGAAGCCCGCCGAGACCCGCATGGGTTCCGGTAAGGGTTCGCCGGAATGGTGGATCGCGAACGTGCACCCGGGTCGGGTCATGTTCGAGCTGTCCTACCCCAACGAGAAGATCGCCCGTGAGGCCCTGACTCGCGCCGCTCACAAGCTGCCGATGAAGTGCCGGATCGTCAAGCGCGAGGCAGGTGAAGCGTGA
- the rpmC gene encoding 50S ribosomal protein L29 has translation MSAGTKASELRELGDEELLAKLREAKEELFNLRFQAATGQLENHGRLKAVRKDIARIYTLMRERELGIETVESA, from the coding sequence ATGTCGGCCGGTACCAAGGCGTCCGAGCTGCGCGAACTGGGTGACGAGGAGCTTCTGGCGAAGCTCCGCGAAGCCAAGGAAGAGCTGTTCAACCTCCGCTTCCAGGCGGCGACGGGTCAGCTCGAGAACCACGGTCGGCTCAAGGCCGTCCGCAAGGACATCGCGCGGATCTACACCCTGATGCGTGAGCGCGAGCTGGGCATCGAGACGGTGGAGAGCGCCTGA
- the rpsQ gene encoding 30S ribosomal protein S17 — MSENNVTEQTAGARGFRKTREGLVVGDKMDKTVVVAVEDRVKHALYGKVIRRTNKLKAHDEQNAAGVGDRVLLMETRPLSATKRWRVVEILEKAK, encoded by the coding sequence ATGAGTGAGAACAACGTGACTGAGCAGACTGCAGGGGCCCGCGGCTTCCGCAAGACCCGTGAGGGTCTCGTCGTCGGCGACAAGATGGACAAGACCGTCGTCGTCGCCGTCGAGGACCGCGTCAAGCACGCGCTGTACGGCAAGGTCATCCGCCGTACGAACAAGCTCAAGGCGCACGACGAGCAGAACGCCGCGGGTGTCGGCGACCGTGTCCTCCTCATGGAGACCCGGCCGCTGTCCGCGACGAAGCGCTGGCGCGTCGTAGAGATCCTCGAGAAGGCCAAGTAA
- the rplN gene encoding 50S ribosomal protein L14, with the protein MIQQESRLRVADNTGAKEILCIRVLGGSGRRYAGIGDVIVATVKDAIPGGNVKKGDVVKAVIVRTVKERRRPDGSYIRFDENAAVILKNDGDPRGTRIFGPVGRELREKKFMKIISLAPEVL; encoded by the coding sequence GTGATCCAGCAGGAGTCGCGACTTCGTGTCGCCGACAACACTGGTGCGAAGGAGATCCTTTGCATCCGTGTGCTCGGTGGCTCCGGTCGCCGCTACGCGGGCATCGGTGACGTCATCGTCGCCACCGTCAAGGACGCGATCCCCGGTGGCAACGTGAAGAAGGGTGACGTCGTCAAGGCGGTCATCGTTCGCACCGTCAAGGAGCGCCGCCGTCCGGACGGCTCGTACATCCGCTTCGACGAGAACGCCGCCGTCATTCTGAAGAACGACGGCGACCCTCGCGGCACCCGTATCTTCGGCCCGGTGGGTCGTGAGCTGCGCGAGAAGAAGTTCATGAAGATCATCTCGCTCGCGCCGGAGGTGCTGTAA
- the rplX gene encoding 50S ribosomal protein L24 produces MKIKKGDLVQVITGKDKGKQGKVIAAFPREDRVLVEGVNRVKKHTKAGPTARGSQAGGIVTTEAPVHVSNVQLVVEKDGNKVVTRVGYRFDDEGNKIRVAKRTGEDI; encoded by the coding sequence ATGAAGATCAAGAAGGGCGACCTGGTCCAGGTCATCACCGGTAAGGACAAGGGCAAGCAGGGCAAGGTCATCGCGGCCTTCCCCCGCGAGGACCGTGTCCTGGTCGAGGGTGTCAACCGGGTCAAGAAGCACACCAAGGCCGGCCCCACAGCTCGTGGTTCGCAGGCCGGCGGCATCGTCACCACCGAAGCCCCTGTTCACGTGAGCAACGTTCAGCTCGTCGTGGAGAAGGACGGCAACAAGGTAGTGACCCGCGTCGGTTACCGCTTCGACGACGAAGGCAACAAGATCCGCGTTGCCAAGCGGACGGGTGAGGACATCTGA
- the rplE gene encoding 50S ribosomal protein L5 translates to MTTTTTPRLKTKYREEIAGKLRDEFKYENVMQIPGLVKIVVNMGVGDAARDSKLIDGAIRDLTTITGQKPAVTKARKSIAQFKLREGQPIGAHVTLRGDRMWEFLDRTLSLALPRIRDFRGLSPKQFDGRGNYTFGLTEQVMFHEIDQDKIDRTRGMDITVVTTATNDAEGRALLRHLGFPFKEA, encoded by the coding sequence ATGACGACCACCACCACTCCGCGTCTGAAGACGAAGTACCGCGAGGAGATCGCGGGCAAGCTGCGTGACGAGTTCAAGTACGAGAACGTCATGCAGATCCCCGGCCTCGTCAAGATCGTGGTCAACATGGGTGTGGGCGACGCCGCCCGCGACTCCAAGCTGATCGACGGCGCGATTCGCGACCTCACCACGATCACCGGTCAGAAGCCGGCCGTCACCAAGGCCCGCAAGTCCATCGCGCAGTTCAAGCTGCGTGAGGGCCAGCCGATCGGTGCCCACGTCACGCTCCGTGGCGACCGCATGTGGGAGTTCCTGGACCGCACCCTGTCGCTCGCGCTCCCGCGCATCCGCGACTTCCGCGGCCTGTCCCCCAAGCAGTTCGACGGCCGTGGCAACTACACCTTCGGTCTCACGGAGCAGGTCATGTTCCACGAGATCGACCAGGACAAGATCGACCGCACCCGGGGTATGGACATCACCGTGGTGACCACGGCGACCAACGACGCTGAGGGCCGCGCGCTCCTTCGTCACCTCGGCTTCCCCTTCAAGGAGGCGTGA
- a CDS encoding type Z 30S ribosomal protein S14 yields the protein MAKKALIAKAARKPKFGVRGYTRCQRCGRPHSVYRKFGLCRVCLREMAHRGELPGVTKSSW from the coding sequence ATGGCGAAGAAGGCTCTGATTGCCAAGGCTGCTCGTAAGCCCAAGTTCGGAGTACGTGGCTACACGCGCTGCCAGCGCTGCGGCCGTCCGCACTCCGTGTACCGCAAGTTCGGCCTGTGCCGCGTGTGCCTTCGTGAGATGGCTCACCGTGGCGAGCTGCCGGGCGTGACCAAGAGCTCCTGGTAA
- the rpsH gene encoding 30S ribosomal protein S8, with the protein MTMTDPIADMLTRLRNANSAYHDSVTMPASKIKSHIAEILQQEGFITGWKVEDAEVGKNLVLELKFGPNRERSIAGIKRISKPGLRVYAKSTNLPKVLGGLGVAIISTSHGLLTDKQAGKKGVGGEVLAYVW; encoded by the coding sequence ATGACCATGACTGATCCGATCGCAGACATGCTTACGCGTCTGCGGAACGCGAACTCGGCATACCACGACTCCGTGACGATGCCGGCATCGAAGATCAAGTCTCACATCGCGGAGATCCTCCAGCAGGAGGGCTTCATCACGGGCTGGAAGGTCGAGGACGCCGAGGTCGGCAAGAACCTCGTCCTGGAGCTGAAGTTCGGCCCCAACCGTGAGCGCTCCATCGCGGGGATCAAGCGGATCTCCAAGCCCGGTCTCCGGGTGTACGCGAAGTCCACCAACCTGCCCAAGGTGCTGGGTGGCCTCGGCGTGGCGATCATCTCCACGTCGCACGGGCTCCTCACCGACAAGCAGGCCGGCAAGAAGGGCGTGGGTGGGGAAGTCCTCGCCTACGTCTGGTAG
- the rplF gene encoding 50S ribosomal protein L6, whose protein sequence is MSRIGKLPITVPAGVDVTIDGRTVAVKGPKGSLSHTVAAPIDIAKGEDGVLSVTRPNDERQNKALHGLSRTLVANMITGVTQGYVKKLEISGVGYRVTAKGSNLEFALGYSHPITVEAPEGITFKVENPTRFSVEGIDKQKVGEVAANIRKLRKPDPYKAKGVKYEGEVIRRKVGKAGK, encoded by the coding sequence ATGTCGCGTATTGGCAAGCTCCCCATCACGGTTCCCGCCGGCGTGGACGTCACCATCGACGGCCGTACGGTCGCGGTCAAGGGCCCCAAGGGATCCCTGAGCCACACCGTTGCCGCGCCGATCGACATCGCCAAGGGTGAGGACGGCGTGCTCAGCGTCACCCGCCCCAACGACGAGCGTCAGAACAAGGCCCTGCACGGCCTGTCCCGCACGCTGGTGGCGAACATGATCACCGGCGTGACCCAGGGTTACGTGAAGAAGCTCGAGATCAGCGGTGTCGGTTACCGCGTCACGGCCAAGGGTTCGAACCTCGAGTTCGCTCTCGGCTACAGCCACCCGATCACCGTCGAGGCGCCCGAGGGCATCACCTTCAAGGTCGAGAACCCGACGCGGTTCTCGGTCGAGGGCATCGACAAGCAGAAGGTCGGCGAGGTTGCGGCCAACATCCGCAAGCTGCGCAAGCCCGACCCGTACAAGGCCAAGGGCGTCAAGTACGAGGGCGAAGTCATCCGCCGCAAGGTCGGAAAGGCGGGTAAGTAA